A window of Komagataeibacter medellinensis NBRC 3288 contains these coding sequences:
- a CDS encoding BA14K family protein, which produces MTIRTRFCITAAALLLAGCAAQPAPRAGTATPGRIPPQDFAPGVTGEETTPTGIVLTNDPSAPADTPLCGHAAREANALGATVHPDITPLVSPCAANACFDAQTGTYIADDGSRRVCR; this is translated from the coding sequence ATGACCATACGCACACGCTTCTGCATCACCGCTGCTGCCCTGCTGCTGGCGGGGTGTGCGGCCCAACCGGCACCACGGGCCGGCACCGCCACGCCCGGCCGCATTCCGCCGCAGGATTTCGCCCCCGGCGTGACGGGCGAGGAAACAACGCCGACAGGGATTGTGCTGACCAACGACCCTTCCGCCCCGGCCGACACCCCACTCTGCGGCCATGCCGCGCGAGAGGCCAATGCCCTTGGCGCCACCGTGCACCCTGACATCACGCCCCTTGTCAGCCCCTGCGCTGCCAATGCCTGTTTCGATGCGCAGACCGGCACCTATATTGCCGATGATGGTAGCCGACGGGTCTGCCGCTAG
- a CDS encoding MerR family transcriptional regulator codes for MFPLKRMLSLREAAEHLGITVRRLRTLRLVGAGPHAAMRNKGAVMFRIEDLDDYVDGLYRRANISHAEQGRHRNEWRGRITGVPEEARPGLTDSFMQIITRDELLEKGANRGFRVLFLGGLCLIFLSHTPLIWRL; via the coding sequence ATGTTCCCCCTCAAGCGCATGCTTTCACTGCGCGAAGCGGCGGAACACCTGGGCATTACGGTGCGGCGGCTGCGCACCCTGCGCCTTGTCGGTGCGGGTCCGCATGCCGCCATGCGCAACAAAGGCGCGGTGATGTTCCGTATCGAGGATCTCGATGATTATGTGGACGGTCTGTACCGTCGCGCCAACATCTCGCATGCCGAGCAGGGCCGCCACCGCAATGAGTGGCGCGGACGGATTACGGGCGTGCCGGAGGAGGCCCGCCCAGGGCTGACCGATTCCTTCATGCAGATCATAACGCGTGATGAACTGCTGGAAAAAGGCGCGAACCGGGGCTTTCGCGTGCTGTTTCTGGGGGGGCTGTGCCTTATTTTCCTCTCCCATACACCGCTGATCTGGCGGCTGTAG
- a CDS encoding OmpH/Skp family outer membrane protein produces MRSSIMARTGKVGLRGALCGLALALTPALAMAQDAGGGQPQPNPILPMPPVPEFKPLPAGAHPAAPVIGIFNTQQIMAQSTAVQKLQAELGTRREALVKDVRAEDAQLQALRQSIIKAGKAPTPEQQQELQKRVMADRTKFGNRNRILEEDAQVALNQVQREMQQIVSAIAASRGMTLVLQAGTAALHDNSLDISEQVVTYLNQVLPTVYLPGPTEDPEDIAKSGKYPVMPFQPTDNGGE; encoded by the coding sequence ATGCGCAGCAGCATCATGGCCCGTACAGGTAAGGTGGGCCTGCGGGGCGCACTTTGCGGGTTGGCTCTTGCCCTGACCCCGGCCCTTGCCATGGCGCAGGATGCCGGTGGCGGACAGCCCCAGCCCAATCCCATCCTGCCCATGCCGCCCGTGCCGGAATTCAAGCCGCTGCCTGCGGGCGCGCACCCGGCCGCACCCGTTATCGGCATTTTCAACACGCAGCAGATCATGGCGCAGTCCACTGCCGTGCAGAAGCTGCAGGCTGAGCTGGGCACCCGGCGCGAAGCACTGGTGAAGGACGTGCGGGCGGAAGATGCCCAGCTTCAGGCGCTGCGCCAGTCCATCATCAAGGCAGGCAAGGCCCCCACGCCGGAGCAGCAGCAGGAACTGCAGAAGCGCGTGATGGCCGATCGCACCAAGTTCGGCAACCGCAACCGTATCCTTGAAGAAGACGCACAGGTCGCGCTGAACCAGGTCCAGCGTGAAATGCAGCAGATTGTCAGCGCCATTGCCGCTTCACGCGGGATGACACTGGTGCTGCAGGCCGGTACTGCCGCCCTGCACGACAACAGCCTTGATATCAGCGAGCAGGTCGTAACCTACCTGAACCAGGTGCTACCGACCGTCTATCTGCCCGGCCCCACGGAAGACCCCGAGGACATTGCCAAGAGCGGCAAATACCCGGTCATGCCGTTCCAGCCCACTGATAACGGCGGCGAGTGA
- the ybaK gene encoding Cys-tRNA(Pro) deacylase yields MSRATPGTAALEKAGIAFDVVEYEYDPTAGQTGNHAAAAIGEDPARVFKTLMVLVDRKPACVVVPVAATISMKKVAAAFGGKSAEMMPPAEAERATGFRVGGISPFGQRRRARTALSQEALEQPYVIINGGKRGYLVRLSATDAIRATGALTADLLA; encoded by the coding sequence ATGAGCAGGGCAACACCCGGCACGGCCGCACTGGAAAAGGCGGGAATTGCCTTTGATGTCGTGGAATATGAATACGACCCGACCGCCGGACAGACCGGCAACCATGCCGCCGCCGCCATCGGGGAAGACCCGGCGCGCGTATTCAAGACGCTGATGGTGCTGGTCGATCGCAAGCCTGCCTGTGTGGTGGTGCCGGTAGCAGCTACAATCAGCATGAAGAAGGTCGCCGCAGCCTTTGGCGGCAAGTCAGCCGAGATGATGCCGCCGGCAGAGGCCGAACGCGCCACAGGCTTCCGCGTAGGCGGGATCAGCCCCTTTGGCCAGCGCAGGCGGGCACGGACCGCACTTTCGCAGGAGGCACTGGAACAGCCATACGTCATCATAAACGGGGGGAAGCGGGGTTATCTGGTACGCCTGTCGGCCACCGATGCGATCAGGGCCACCGGCGCGCTGACGGCAGACCTGCTGGCCTGA
- a CDS encoding SDR family NAD(P)-dependent oxidoreductase, with amino-acid sequence MTELPQATPLAGRVALVTGASRGIGRAVAVTLARAGARCIVTARTQGALEQTDDLIRQHTGQGATLLPLDLAEGDRLDTLGPSIAAQEGRLDCLVHCAGELGILSPLPHLHPQDWERGLQGGPITTWRLIRTLAPLLERAPAGRAVFLTDRHATAPEPFWGLIAATRAAQDAIVRTWVRELPAHSPLRINLFEPGMVATRLRRLAMPALDMASLPTPEAIAPQIVRLCLPGPQPQGACRHADTTQEGAET; translated from the coding sequence ATGACCGAACTGCCACAGGCCACACCGCTTGCGGGGCGTGTGGCCCTTGTTACCGGTGCCAGCCGTGGCATTGGCCGCGCGGTGGCCGTGACCCTTGCCCGCGCGGGGGCACGGTGCATTGTCACCGCCCGCACGCAGGGCGCACTGGAACAGACCGATGACCTGATCCGCCAGCATACCGGGCAGGGTGCGACCCTGCTGCCGCTGGATCTGGCGGAAGGCGACCGGCTGGATACGCTCGGCCCCTCCATCGCCGCACAGGAAGGCAGGCTGGACTGCCTGGTACACTGTGCGGGGGAACTGGGCATTCTCTCCCCCCTACCCCACCTGCATCCACAGGACTGGGAGCGCGGCCTGCAGGGCGGCCCCATCACCACATGGCGGCTGATCCGCACGCTGGCCCCGCTCCTCGAACGCGCACCCGCAGGGCGGGCGGTCTTCCTGACCGACCGCCATGCCACCGCGCCAGAACCCTTCTGGGGGTTGATTGCCGCCACCCGCGCAGCGCAGGATGCCATTGTACGCACATGGGTGCGCGAACTGCCTGCACACAGTCCGCTGCGCATCAACCTGTTTGAACCCGGCATGGTGGCTACCCGCCTGCGCAGGCTGGCCATGCCCGCGCTGGACATGGCCAGCCTGCCCACGCCCGAAGCCATTGCCCCCCAGATCGTACGGCTATGCCTGCCCGGTCCCCAGCCACAGGGGGCATGCCGCCATGCCGATACCACACAGGAGGGAGCCGAGACATGA
- the purF gene encoding amidophosphoribosyltransferase, whose amino-acid sequence MSRPCFHAVSGNPATQHERDDIAAQWRHDDDKPHEECGVFGVWNANDASALTALGLHALQHRGQEASGIVSYDGARFHTHKGLGLVGDVFGDSRVMATLPGHCAVGHNRYATTGATLIRNVQPLFADFEFGGLAVAHNGNLTNADTLRKALVRRGCIFQSTTDSEVFIHLIAISLYSNVVDRLIDALKQVLGAYSLIVLSRNELIGVRDPLGVRPLILGRLREEDGTEGAWVLASETCALDIVGAEFVRDVEPGEIVIINDEGIRSLKPFGSTQSRFCVFEYIYFARPDSIMDGKAVYDTRKQIGVELARESGVEADVIVPVPDSGVPSAMGFAAESGIPFELGIIRNHYVGRTFIEPTDQIRNLGVKMKHSTNRPVLDGKRVVLVDDSIVRGTTSRKIVDMVRAAGAKEVHMRISSPPTTHSCFYGIDTPERSQLLAAQHNIEEMAKLIGVDSLAFISFDGLYRALGYKDRKNACNRYCDACFTGDYPIELVDYEAEHHPEPA is encoded by the coding sequence ATGTCCCGTCCCTGCTTCCATGCTGTTTCCGGCAACCCGGCCACACAGCACGAACGTGATGATATCGCCGCCCAGTGGCGGCATGATGATGACAAGCCACATGAGGAATGTGGGGTCTTTGGCGTCTGGAACGCCAATGATGCCTCGGCGCTCACGGCACTCGGCCTGCATGCGCTCCAGCATCGCGGGCAGGAGGCATCGGGCATTGTATCGTATGACGGCGCGCGCTTTCATACCCACAAGGGACTGGGGCTTGTGGGCGACGTGTTTGGCGACTCCCGCGTTATGGCCACCCTGCCCGGCCACTGTGCGGTGGGCCATAACCGCTACGCCACCACGGGGGCTACGCTAATCCGCAACGTGCAGCCACTTTTTGCCGATTTTGAGTTCGGTGGCCTGGCCGTGGCCCATAACGGCAACCTGACCAATGCCGACACCCTGCGCAAGGCGCTGGTGCGGCGCGGATGCATCTTCCAGTCCACCACCGACAGCGAGGTGTTCATCCACCTGATCGCCATCTCGCTGTATTCCAACGTGGTGGACCGGTTGATCGATGCACTCAAACAGGTGCTGGGTGCGTATTCGCTGATCGTGCTGTCGCGCAATGAACTGATCGGCGTGCGCGACCCGCTGGGCGTGCGCCCGCTCATCCTTGGCCGCCTGCGCGAGGAAGACGGTACGGAAGGCGCATGGGTACTCGCCAGTGAGACCTGCGCGCTCGATATTGTGGGTGCGGAGTTCGTGCGCGATGTCGAACCGGGCGAGATCGTGATCATCAATGATGAGGGCATCCGCTCACTCAAGCCGTTCGGCAGCACGCAGTCGCGCTTCTGCGTGTTTGAATACATCTATTTCGCCCGACCCGATTCCATCATGGATGGCAAGGCCGTGTATGACACCCGCAAGCAGATTGGCGTGGAACTGGCGCGCGAAAGTGGCGTGGAAGCCGACGTGATCGTGCCCGTGCCCGATTCGGGCGTGCCCTCGGCCATGGGCTTTGCCGCCGAGAGCGGGATCCCGTTCGAACTGGGCATCATCCGCAACCACTACGTGGGCCGCACCTTCATCGAGCCGACCGACCAGATCCGTAACCTGGGCGTCAAGATGAAACATTCCACCAACCGTCCCGTACTGGATGGCAAGCGCGTGGTGCTTGTCGATGATTCCATCGTGCGCGGCACCACATCGCGCAAGATCGTGGACATGGTGCGGGCTGCGGGAGCAAAGGAAGTGCACATGCGCATCTCCTCCCCCCCCACCACGCATTCCTGCTTTTATGGCATCGATACGCCCGAACGCAGCCAGTTGCTGGCCGCCCAGCACAATATTGAGGAAATGGCCAAGCTGATCGGCGTAGACAGCCTGGCCTTCATCTCGTTTGACGGGCTGTACCGCGCGCTGGGTTACAAGGACCGCAAGAACGCATGTAACCGCTACTGCGATGCCTGCTTTACCGGTGACTACCCGATCGAACTGGTTGATTACGAAGCCGAACACCACCCCGAACCCGCATGA
- a CDS encoding CvpA family protein → MPVTCLSAPCGLARMNWIDIAAIAIAGLSALVGAVRGFSREILGLAAWIMAFVLAVAWYGALIPYATQWISNHTLAALVSFAVLFLALLVIFTTTAHISGRAVQGSLLSGLDRVLGLLFGLVRGYICLVILYAGITALIPAAQWPDVMRSSRIVPLIGSSVIYLNAVGADKLPAHLAQPTGTRHDAPI, encoded by the coding sequence ATGCCTGTTACATGCCTGTCGGCACCCTGTGGTCTGGCACGCATGAACTGGATTGACATAGCAGCCATTGCCATTGCCGGGCTTTCAGCGCTGGTTGGCGCAGTCCGTGGCTTCTCGCGCGAAATACTGGGGCTGGCGGCGTGGATCATGGCCTTCGTGCTGGCGGTAGCCTGGTACGGTGCCCTTATACCTTATGCCACGCAATGGATCAGCAACCATACGCTGGCGGCACTTGTCTCTTTTGCCGTGCTGTTCCTGGCTCTTCTTGTCATCTTCACCACGACTGCCCACATCTCGGGACGAGCGGTACAGGGTTCCCTCCTGTCGGGGCTGGACCGCGTGCTGGGCCTGCTGTTCGGTCTGGTGCGCGGCTATATCTGCCTTGTCATCCTTTACGCGGGCATAACCGCCCTTATTCCCGCAGCACAATGGCCCGATGTCATGCGATCGAGCCGGATCGTGCCCCTTATCGGCAGCAGTGTAATTTACCTGAATGCCGTTGGGGCGGATAAGTTGCCCGCGCACCTTGCGCAACCCACCGGGACGCGGCATGACGCGCCCATCTGA
- a CDS encoding phosphoribosyl-ATP pyrophosphatase: MSRPLSPPAETTTALTATTALGPLQARLAAHSSLVARKPAQHAAGRAFTYAAEECVMDLIAQDHAGLVAHSADVLAELLRIWAEQGVDAEDVWTELDRRTRMGNLLLSLNMTQRRGAPVTARKRSWKIRTTKLP, from the coding sequence ATGTCCCGCCCACTCTCCCCGCCGGCAGAAACCACCACCGCGCTGACCGCCACCACGGCACTCGGCCCGCTACAGGCACGGCTGGCGGCCCACAGTTCCCTGGTGGCGCGCAAGCCCGCACAGCACGCAGCCGGGCGGGCTTTTACATACGCTGCGGAAGAATGCGTGATGGACCTGATTGCACAGGACCATGCGGGTCTTGTGGCACACAGTGCCGACGTACTGGCCGAACTGCTGCGGATCTGGGCCGAACAGGGTGTTGATGCCGAAGATGTCTGGACCGAACTGGACCGCCGCACCCGCATGGGCAACCTGCTGCTGAGCCTGAACATGACCCAACGCCGTGGCGCCCCCGTCACCGCACGCAAGCGGTCATGGAAAATACGCACTACCAAGCTACCCTGA
- the metH gene encoding methionine synthase, producing the protein MTTRPHLLDALRDQVLLCDGGMGSRVQLLDLEVERDYWGQENCTEILNLSRPELVREIHRGYFEAGADMVETNSFGGSPITLAEFGLADRAREINRTAGHLAREAAETFSDGRHRYVVGSIGPGTKLPSLGNIDYDTLEAGLAEQCRGLIEGGVDCFLIETCQDTLQIKAAVNGAKIARAELGVDTPIFVQVTVETTGTLLVGPDIAAAATVINALDVPLMGLNCATGPQEMAEHVRWLSENWPGLISVQPNAGLPELVNGTTHYPLTPAEMASWVERFITEDGLNLIGGCCGTSTPHTQALDLMLRKRAEGTGRIRPAPVPRKPVWIPSVASLYSQVPLRQENSYFSIGERCNANGSKKWRQLQEAGDWDGCVALGREQVAEGSNALDICTAFVGRDEMKEMNAVVTRFTSSVNAPLVIDSTETPVIEAALKLHGGKPIINSINFEDGEAIATDRMLLARKFGASVIALTIDEVGMAKTAEDKLRIATRLVEFACEKHGLPQSDLMIDPLTFTIGTGTEDDRKLGEWTLEGIRQIRERFPDIQIVLGLSNISFGLNPAARAVLNSVFLDHAVRAGMTAAIVHVSKIRPLHLIPADEVKVAEDLIFDRRAEGYDPLQRILEIFADRKAADAVKKARAETAPERLKDRIVDGDRKGLEEDLAEAMRDMAPLDIINTVLLDGMKVVGELFGAGKMQLPFVLQSAETMKAAVAWLEPHMERTEGQARGTMVLATVKGDVHDIGKNLVDIILTNNGYRVINLGIKVPVADMIAAAREHKADAIGMSGLLVKSTVIMRENLEEMNRQGVDVPVMLGGAALTRNYVEEDCTAAYGEDGRVAYARDAFDGLSLMDKVAQGEFDTYLAAIASRRAGKATRTSRTQDIEAAETRGFGPVDKAAARTRREKLTADEPVLVPPFWGPRVLEATPEAVLPFLNERSLYQFQWGFRKQGRSLDDFMVWARKELRPVLRHMLALCTEHDILHPKASYGYWKAAGEGNDLVLFGEDGVNEVARFTLPRQPRADGACIADFVRDIDDARRDVIGLQVVTVGQDASDRAREWFEADRYKDYLYLHGLSVEMAEAMAEYTHKRIRAEMGFAAEDDRDMAKLLQQGYRGSRYSFGYPACPRLEEQEPILKLLDAEKIGVSLTDGFQLHPEQSTSALVILNPHAKYFSI; encoded by the coding sequence ATGACCACTCGCCCCCACCTTCTCGATGCCCTACGCGACCAGGTCCTGCTTTGTGATGGCGGAATGGGCTCGCGCGTGCAGTTGCTGGATCTTGAGGTCGAGCGCGATTACTGGGGGCAGGAAAACTGCACCGAAATCCTGAACCTCTCACGCCCCGAACTGGTGCGCGAGATCCATCGCGGCTACTTCGAGGCCGGGGCCGACATGGTGGAAACCAACAGCTTTGGCGGCTCGCCCATTACGCTGGCGGAATTCGGGCTGGCGGACCGCGCGCGTGAAATCAACCGCACCGCAGGCCATCTGGCGCGAGAAGCCGCCGAAACCTTTTCCGATGGCCGCCACCGCTACGTTGTCGGCTCCATCGGGCCGGGGACCAAGCTGCCCTCGCTGGGCAATATCGATTACGACACACTTGAAGCGGGACTTGCGGAACAGTGCCGTGGCCTGATTGAAGGCGGTGTTGACTGCTTCCTGATCGAGACGTGCCAGGACACGCTACAGATCAAGGCCGCCGTGAATGGCGCCAAGATCGCGCGTGCCGAACTGGGCGTGGATACCCCGATTTTCGTGCAGGTCACGGTGGAAACCACCGGCACGCTGCTGGTCGGCCCCGACATTGCCGCCGCCGCTACGGTCATCAACGCGCTGGATGTGCCACTGATGGGCCTGAACTGCGCTACCGGCCCACAGGAAATGGCGGAACACGTCCGCTGGCTGTCTGAAAACTGGCCGGGCCTGATTTCGGTCCAGCCCAATGCGGGCCTGCCCGAACTGGTCAATGGCACCACGCATTACCCGCTGACCCCGGCCGAAATGGCAAGTTGGGTCGAGCGTTTCATTACCGAGGACGGGCTGAACCTGATTGGCGGATGCTGCGGCACCTCTACGCCGCATACGCAGGCGCTGGACCTGATGCTGCGCAAGCGCGCCGAGGGCACGGGCCGCATCCGCCCCGCCCCCGTGCCACGCAAGCCGGTATGGATCCCGTCTGTCGCCAGCCTGTACTCACAGGTGCCGCTGCGACAGGAAAACAGCTATTTCTCGATCGGCGAACGTTGCAACGCCAACGGATCGAAAAAATGGCGGCAGTTGCAGGAAGCAGGCGACTGGGATGGCTGCGTGGCACTGGGCCGCGAACAGGTGGCCGAAGGCTCCAACGCTCTTGATATCTGCACCGCCTTCGTCGGCCGTGATGAAATGAAGGAGATGAACGCGGTCGTCACCCGCTTCACCTCCTCGGTCAATGCGCCGCTGGTGATTGATTCCACCGAAACCCCGGTGATCGAGGCCGCCCTCAAGCTGCATGGCGGCAAGCCGATCATCAACTCCATCAACTTCGAGGATGGAGAAGCCATCGCCACCGATCGCATGCTGCTGGCGCGCAAGTTCGGTGCCTCCGTCATTGCGCTGACCATTGATGAAGTGGGCATGGCCAAGACAGCGGAAGACAAGCTGCGCATCGCCACCCGTCTTGTCGAATTTGCATGCGAAAAGCATGGCCTGCCGCAATCCGACCTGATGATCGACCCGCTGACATTCACCATCGGCACCGGCACGGAAGATGACCGCAAGCTGGGTGAATGGACGCTGGAGGGCATCCGCCAGATCCGCGAGCGTTTCCCCGATATCCAGATCGTGCTGGGGCTGTCCAACATCTCGTTCGGGCTGAATCCTGCGGCGCGCGCGGTGCTGAACTCGGTGTTCCTTGACCACGCGGTGCGCGCGGGCATGACGGCGGCGATCGTGCATGTCTCGAAAATCCGCCCGCTGCACCTGATACCAGCGGATGAGGTGAAGGTGGCCGAGGACCTGATCTTCGACCGCCGCGCGGAAGGCTACGACCCGCTGCAGCGCATCCTTGAGATCTTCGCCGACCGCAAGGCCGCCGACGCGGTGAAAAAGGCCCGGGCCGAAACCGCGCCCGAACGCCTGAAGGACCGCATTGTCGATGGGGACCGCAAGGGGCTGGAAGAAGACCTTGCGGAGGCCATGCGCGACATGGCGCCGCTGGACATCATCAACACCGTGCTGCTTGATGGCATGAAGGTGGTGGGCGAACTGTTTGGCGCGGGCAAGATGCAACTGCCCTTCGTGCTCCAGTCCGCCGAGACGATGAAGGCCGCCGTGGCCTGGCTGGAACCCCACATGGAACGCACCGAGGGTCAGGCCCGTGGCACCATGGTGCTGGCCACCGTAAAGGGTGACGTGCATGACATCGGCAAGAACCTGGTCGACATCATCCTGACCAATAACGGCTACCGGGTCATCAACCTTGGCATCAAGGTGCCGGTGGCGGACATGATCGCAGCCGCGCGCGAGCACAAGGCGGACGCCATCGGCATGTCCGGCCTGCTGGTCAAGTCCACCGTCATCATGCGTGAAAACCTTGAGGAAATGAACCGTCAGGGCGTTGACGTGCCGGTCATGCTGGGTGGTGCGGCGCTCACACGCAACTATGTGGAAGAAGACTGCACCGCAGCCTATGGCGAAGACGGGCGTGTGGCCTATGCGCGTGATGCGTTTGATGGCCTGTCGCTGATGGACAAGGTGGCGCAGGGGGAGTTTGACACCTACCTTGCCGCCATCGCGTCCCGTCGCGCGGGCAAGGCCACGCGCACCAGCCGCACGCAGGATATCGAAGCCGCCGAAACCCGTGGATTCGGTCCCGTGGACAAGGCTGCCGCCCGCACGCGCCGCGAAAAACTGACAGCCGACGAACCCGTGCTGGTCCCGCCCTTCTGGGGGCCGCGCGTGCTGGAGGCGACACCGGAGGCCGTGCTGCCGTTCCTCAATGAACGCTCGCTGTACCAGTTCCAGTGGGGCTTTCGCAAACAGGGCCGTTCGCTCGATGATTTCATGGTCTGGGCGCGCAAGGAACTGCGCCCCGTGCTGCGCCACATGCTGGCGCTGTGCACGGAGCACGACATCCTGCACCCCAAGGCAAGCTATGGCTACTGGAAGGCGGCAGGCGAAGGCAACGACCTCGTGCTGTTTGGCGAAGACGGCGTAAACGAGGTCGCCCGCTTCACCCTGCCCCGCCAGCCCCGCGCGGATGGGGCCTGCATTGCCGACTTCGTGCGCGACATTGACGATGCCCGGCGCGACGTGATCGGCCTGCAGGTCGTGACCGTGGGGCAGGATGCATCCGACCGCGCGCGTGAATGGTTCGAGGCGGACCGGTACAAGGATTACCTCTACCTGCATGGCCTGTCGGTAGAGATGGCGGAAGCCATGGCGGAATACACCCACAAACGCATCCGCGCCGAAATGGGCTTCGCCGCCGAGGATGACCGCGACATGGCGAAGCTGCTGCAGCAGGGCTACCGGGGGTCACGCTATTCCTTCGGCTACCCTGCCTGCCCCCGGCTGGAAGAGCAGGAGCCGATCCTGAAACTGCTCGATGCCGAAAAGATTGGCGTCTCCCTGACCGATGGTTTCCAGTTGCACCCCGAACAGTCCACATCCGCGCTGGTGATCCTCAACCCGCATGCCAAGTATTTCTCGATCTGA